A genome region from Musa acuminata AAA Group cultivar baxijiao chromosome BXJ3-5, Cavendish_Baxijiao_AAA, whole genome shotgun sequence includes the following:
- the LOC103985019 gene encoding ASI1-immunoprecipitated protein 2-like, translating to MANTNTVCSMCGDIGFADKLFQCIRCHSRLQHSYCTNYYDEATSETVGVCDWCLSEERSGAKRGIHSKRQARKDSAETGSGYKAEHNSDREESQSRGKSDSAGGASSKPTGRRYKLLKDVLC from the exons atGGCTAACACTAACACAGTCTGCTCTATGTGTGGTGACATCGGCTTCGCCGACAAGCTCTTCCAATGCATCCGTTGCCACTCTCGCCTCCAGCACTC CTACTGTACCAACTACTACGACGAGGCCACATCCGAGACCGTTGGGGTCTGTGATTGGTGCTTGAGTGAAGAGCGAAGTGGAGCTAAACGAGGGATCCACTCGAAGAGGCAGGCGAGGAAGGATTCTGCCGAAACCGGTAGTGGTTACAAGGCTGAGCACAACAGCGACCGGGAGGAAAGTCAGAGCCGTGGCAAGAGCGACAGCGCCGGTGGTGCTTCTTCCAAGCCAACGGGCCGCAGGTACAAGCTACTCAAGGATGTCTTGTGTTGA
- the LOC103985020 gene encoding zinc finger protein ZAT1-like: MDKHACNLCVRRFSNGRALAGHMRSHVIFAAGPPAPPQLHRDSSASVSSDRPAAMQEVVDEVEEEEKQVGVSYGLRMNPRKSFRLVDPEFSSSSSFAAVEPAGSGVVVQDLESETESPRGHRRQAKRLRRDAASPLDPEPASSVSDATPEEDVALCLMMLSRDSWADGVEEEVDPRPRPPPRRGRSRYQCGACKKVFRSYQALGGHRANHKKTNGCVPAVELRTCEADSADTNLDVKVHECPFCFRVFSSGQALGGHKRSHFITSPPTVTDNSPTSVPPPSMSPVTAATKSAGSIGLIDLNMPAPTDDDVELSAISGMDFVANPTTN, encoded by the coding sequence ATGGACAAGCACGCCTGCAACCTCTGCGTCCGCCGCTTCTCCAATGGCCGCGCTCTCGCTGGCCACATGCGCTCTCACGTCATCTTCGCTGCAGGCCCTCCGGCTCCGCCCCAGCTCCACCGGGACTCCTCCGCATCCGTCTCCTCAGACCGGCCTGCAGCGATGCAAGAGGTAGTggacgaggtggaggaggaggagaagcaggtGGGAGTCTCGTACGGCCTGCGCATGAACCCCCGGAAGAGCTTTCGACTGGTAGATCCcgagttctcctcctcttcctccttcgccgcCGTTGAGCCCGCGGGATCCGGCGTCGTCGTCCAGGACCTGGAGAGCGAGACGGAGTCACCCCGTGGCCACCGCCGGCAAGCGAAGCGTCTCCGCCGGGACGCCGCCTCTCCGCTGGATCCGGAGCCGGCGAGCTCTGTCTCGGATGCGACCCCCGAGGAGGACGTCGCCCTTTGCCTCATGATGCTGTCCCGCGACTCCTGGGCCGATGGCGTCGAGGAGGAGGTGGACCCCCGACCGCGGCCACCGCCGCGAAGAGGGCGGAGCCGCTACCAGTGCGGGGCGTGCAAGAAGGTGTTCCGGTCGTACCAAGCTCTCGGTGGCCACCGGGCGAACCACAAGAAGACCAATGGCTGCGTCCCGGCCGTCGAGCTCCGGACCTGCGAAGCCGACTCGGCCGACACCAATCTCGATGTCAAAGTCCACGAGTGTCCCTTCTGCTTCAGAGTCTTCAGCTCCGGCCAAGCTCTTGGCGGCCACAAGAGGTCGCATTTCATCACGTCCCCGCCCACAGTCACCGACAACTCGCCGACGTCAGTCCCTCCGCCGAGCATGTCCCCTGTAACTGCTGCCACCAAGAGTGCCGGTAGCATCGGCCTGATCGATCTTAACATGCCGGCGCCGACGGACGACGACGTCGAACTGTCGGCGATTTCCGGCATGGATTTCGTTGCCAATCCCACAACGAACTGA
- the LOC135637674 gene encoding putative glucuronosyltransferase PGSIP8 yields the protein MGERRERFWRAAAAVLVLSFAAAEGGRRHAYAAMMYMGTPRDYEFYVATRVMMRSLARLGVDADLVVIASADVPFQWVQTLKEEDGVKVVTVENLQNPYEGQGNFNPRFKLTLNKLYAWTLASYDRVVMLDSDNLFLHRTDELFQCGDFCAAFINPCVFHTGLFVLRPSIAVFKDMLHELEIGRENPDGADQGFLVSYFPDLLDRPMFHPPANGTKLEGTYRLPLGYQMDASYYYLKFRWNVPCGPNSVITFPSCPWLKPWYWWSWPVLPLGLQWHEQRRTNLGYSAEAPAILIQAVMYLGIAAITRLARPRRVKLCYNRRPEKSIPFVRAMLKMAALWSMFAAHTIPFFLIPRTVHPLLGWSLYLLGAAALSTVVMSVFLLPPLPVLTLLLGILGSLFVMAFPWYSDGIVRALAMFGYAFCCAPVVWASLAKVLCSLQSPQERETFFTRLGESTPLSDSSKLY from the exons ATGGGAGAGAGAAGGGAGCGGTTCTGGCGTGCCGCGGCTGCTGTGCTGGTGCTCTCGTTTGCCGCGGCGGAGGGGGGACGGCGGCACGCGTACGCGGCGATGATGTACATGGGGACGCCGAGGGACTATGAGTTCTACGTGGCGACTAGGGTGATGATGCGGTCGCTGGCGCGGCTCGGCGTCGACGCCGACCTCGTCGTCATTGCCTCCGCCGACGTCCCCTTCCAATGGGTCCAAACCCT GAAAGAGGAGGACGGGGTGAAGGTGGTCACTGTTGAGAACTTGCAGAACCCATACGAAGGGCAGGGCAACTTCAACCCCAGATTCAAGCTGACGCTGAACAAGCTGTACGCGTGGACCTTGGCGTCCTATGACCGAGTTGTGATGCTCGACTCCGACaacctcttcctccatcgcaccGACGAGCTCTTCCAGTGCGGCGACTTCTGTGCTGCCTTCATTAACCCTTGCGTCTTCCATACTGGTCTCTTTGTCCTTCGG CCTTCAATTGCTGTCTTCAAGGACATGCTTCATGAGCTAGAAATCGGACGTGAGAACCCGGATGGTGCAGACCAGGGGTTCCTGGTGAGCTACTTCCCCGACTTGCTCGATCGGCCAATGTTCCATCCACCCGCCAATGGCACCAAGCTTGAAGGAACCTATCGCCTCCCTTTGGGATACCAGATGGATGCTTCTTACTACT ACTTGAAGTTTCGTTGGAACGTACCATGTGGACCAAATAGCGTCATCACCTTCCCTAGTTGTCCATGGTTAAAACCTTGGTACTGGTGGTCTTGGCCAGTGCTACCACTTGGCCTTCAGTGGCATGAGCAACGACGCACAAATCTTGG ATACAGTGCAGAGGCGCCGGCGATTCTGATTCAGGCCGTGATGTATCTGGGGATCGCGGCGATCACCCGGTTGGCACGGCCTAGGAGAGTGAAGCTGTGCTACAACCGGCGTCCAGAGAAGAGCATCCCCTTCGTGCGCGCCATGCTGAAGATGGCTGCACTCTGGTCCATGTTTGCAGCACACACCATCCCGTTCTTTCTCATCCCGCGAACGGTGCATCCACTTCTCGGCTGGTCCCTCTACCTGCTCGGAGCAGCTGCACTTAGTACGGTTGTGATGTCTGTCTTCCTACTTCCACCTCTTCCGGTCCTCACACTGCTGCTGGGGATTCTGGGTTCCCTGTTTGTGATGGCATTCCCTTGGTATTCCGATGGCATCGTTAGGGCTCTTGCGATGTTTGGATACGCCTTCTGCTGTGCTCCAGTTGTGTGGGCTTCACTAGCCAAAGTTCTGTGCTCCTTGCAGAGTCCACAAGAACGGGAAACCTTCTTCACTAGACTGGGAGAATCCACACCACTGTCGGACTCCAGCAAGCTGTATTAA